GGTACAGCATGAATATTTCTCTGCTAGGCCATGGAAACAAACACGTTCCAGTTTCTCAAGGAGTTCCACGCACAGGTCCAGTTTACCTTTCTGTAGTCACACTTGCACTGGTACGCCAGTAGCTGCGAgttgctggaaaacagctgaagcCAACTGTCATCAAAATGAGATCACTGCTTCCCTGGGACAATACAATCTTTTTTTAGGGGGAGATGTGAGAAAACAATTGGCCATCTCCTCGTTCCTTTATTTTACAGGAATTTAGTTTAAGGGAGGGGCTGAATCTTTTTTTAGAAGAGACATGATTTGGTGTTCtcctaaataaaaacagttccTGAAAGCTTCCAGACTCCGGCTGATAATCTCTGTACCTTCCAAAGGGAGACACGTTTTTAGAGAGCTTAAAGACAAGAACAATGCTTATTATCTTACCCAATTGTGTCCTTTTGTTTGcccatgcatacacacacatacatacaaatGTAGTTAAGGGATGGGCAGAAGTTGTAGTGAATCGCTGCTAAGACAACACACACAAAGTGGACACGATAACCCTGCtgtatcttgttttctttgtatggCTGAGATAACACTTGTTTGATGTAGCTTGTCAAAGGCTTGCAAGGTCTCACCACTTATTCAGCTCCTCTAAAGGGCTGTAACATTCGTTTTAACTTCCACAAATCCAGCAACACACTTCAGTGGCATCAGGTACCACAGATTAACTGATTAACTACACATTAAAAGGACATTACAAATATGAAACTCCTAAGATACTGAGACTTGAAAGCCTGGTGTAAAATGAATCCATGGCGattagtttatatatatatatatatatatatatatatatttattttttttttttggtaatttttaCACTATTAAAATAGTGATGCATCAGTTTTAATGCACACAATAATGACATTTATAACTAAACAGTACTACTGtaaccttttcatttttaaacctaGCTAGACAAGGAATATGTCAAAATTGTGCTAGAGGGCTGATGCAGGGATAACAGGtatattagaaagaaaagtggtatcaatttatttctgaaattttatacTAGAAGCCACTATTTATGTaatcttgcaggaaaaaatgaatgaactgCAAAATTGCACAGCTTAAGTACTATGCCATGTTATTTATAAAAGTAGGTCTTTGGAAATTCAGTTCAATTAGTTTCTTTAATAATTACAGAAGTCAATTATTCATAAGTGAAAATGAATGCCAGAAAGGAACAATTTTTACAACATCTCAGAATAATGTAACTAGACTGTGAGCTAGGTGTATCTTCTCCCTGTTGCCAAGTTTTTATGTGTATAACCAAACCTCCAAGaactttttctaaaatgtgtatGGCCAGACGATGCAGCTGGCGATAATGCAACTGAATACTTTACTCCATTACAGACAATGCAAATAGTTCAACTGCAGTATGACTCACACACATTTAAATAGGTGTTTGTTAACAACGTACAAAGAGCATTTAGGCAATTTTTGACCCAGGAAAAAATCGTATTTGAACAGTCAAAATATTCTGGGTCATGGCTGAAGAAAATCTTTTGTGGTTTATACAGCAAATGTGTGCAATGTGCCTGGCTCTACACAAAGTCCTGTCTTCCCTTCAGTACCTGTCACCATTCTTTATAAACTATGGCATCTTGTAGAATCAGCATGATTCAGGAATGGGATTTGTACAAAACAGCTTCAATTTCTAGTTAAGTTCCTTCCTATCCTCACCTCAGACAGACaaactgggaaagaaaacaacttctCTTTCCATGTTGGAGAAAAATGACATAAGCCAGTAAGTCAGAAACTGCGTTCTTATGGTTTGTGAGATTTTCTTCATGATGTTGCATCCCCATAAATGACTTCTGATGGACTACAGTAACACATAAGATGAGATCTTAACAGATACTCATTCAGATATCACACTAATAACCTAACTCTTTGCAAATTCTCATGCACTATCCTTACATCATTTTCCTGTCATTCCAGCCCTGTAGTACATTagtcttttctctctgcaggaCACTAATGACTTCTATAAAAGGAGTTCACCTTTTGAACACACATTTATCCAGCATATTCCTAGTGTCTTTCTGGGAATACGCAGAGCCTAGTGACTGAATTAACATGAGTAAAAGTGAATTTTGCATTCTAAAAAAATGACAAGCAGTTTTGTCAGAGGCTGTAATACTCTGGTTGCCTGCACAGTCCAAGTGTTATCTTTATGATTTACAATGcaacggggggaaaaaaaaaaaaaaggaaaaaaaaaaaagaaaacatgaaaagttCAGAGTGCAAATATTCTTTGGTTTActcataacaacaacaacaacaaaaaaaagacacagcaaAGAGCAAAAACACTGGTAATTAAATAAACTACAAATTCTTTATATGCTTCCTAATAAAAAGTCTTCAGGTGTTTGAAATGTATTAACTTCATGCTTTTAAGTACATTACAGTGTCTAGaaagtcacatttttcttttccccaagggcaaggcagggagaagacgagggagaaaaaaagaatgaaaggtaggaggggagaagagaacAAATTGATTCAAGATGTCACTTTTCCGTTAGTTCAATAGCACATACCCcagattaatttgttttctagatACATTGTACAAAAAGCAAACTGGcttggaatttattttcagatgctCAAGCTTTCTGAATTCATATCCCCCTAACATGTAAAATAAGCTGACCCACacctttgcaaaaataattatgacTTATTAGCAGGGTTCTAGAAATCTTAAGGAATTGCACCAGTCACTGTGTGTTACCTTACAATTTTGTATGTAAAGTTAAAATCACGTACCACAGGTGTTGTCTAGGGAGtactttttttccaattagGCAATTTTACTGTAGCTTATTGTTTCTGACATAATTAAAGGAAACAAGGCATCTGTGTAGATCTGTAAGGATCACTTAGTGGCCTTTCAGACATAAAGCTTTCACCACTGAGCTGGAGATGAACAAGCCAGTTCAGACTTTATGTGACAGCATCACAGATATTGTGTAAAACTGAATGTTTCATAAGGTCAACACTAGGAAGCTGTGATCTGTGCACTGCTTATAAAAGACTATAAAtgaatcaaatatatattttacaaataagatGAAGAAATTATAGACTGTACCATCACCACGTTAATTATTTACCAACATTCCTGGACTCTGATCActtatatttctgtaaatataaaaGATTTGGATTGTCTGACAGcttatcattttgttttgcatatctGTCTTGCAAGACTCTTACTCTACTTGGACCCTTctgttttattgtctttatCCAGCTGTTTTTGTGGGCAAAGCACAGTGAAACAATGTCATGTGCTGTCTTTCTTCCATATGGACTGCAAATAGCAATAGACAGCTCATAACAAGGAATCGGTTTAATAAAGATCgttctgaaatatttgtcaatatatatatatatatataaaaaatccccaaaacGAGCAAAAAACCACCTTTTGCATGCTCCCTTATTCCTTCATAAATCAACAGTGTTCCATCTACAAATAATGCATAGTCAGTCAACTTTTATACAGGTACTTAAATGTTCCCCTCATCTAGCATTTTGTTGACACCATCACAAAGTTTCTGCAAATGGAGTTTATAAGGTCCAAAGGGATTGTACAAGGCAGCCAAAAATTCACAATCAGAGAAGTGATCAAACACATTGTTGACTCGTCCATGTGACTTTGCAGTTAGGTGACGCTGAATGATCTGGTGAAGTAGCTCTCTACAGTCATTTAACAGCTTGGACAAAAAATTCCTGTCAAAGGTATAATCCACCTGATGGAAACTGACCACGGTCTTAGCCAGCTGATGAACTTTCTTCTTGAATTTCTCCATCAATGCTATTTCATCTTGATTAAATTGGTTGTTCCTGTAGAGGATTGCCAATTTGAGGACTATTTTAATGAGGTTTTTAATGatcttctctgcttcctttttattttgtgtgtattcCTTTGTCACTCTGTAGAGCTCATCTAAAACATCACTGCTTGTATCATCTATCAAAGTAGTTGCTATTGATTTGGATACCATTTTTCCAAGGATCTTCTTCTGGGCCTGAATGGCCAGACTTTTGGAATTGAAGACATCAGTGGCCactagaaaaaagaaagggggaaaaaaaaaaggaagaatgtaTTCAGTACTTCATCACACACATACTACAAACAGCGAGCTAAGGagtatttctgtttgtgtcCGTCCATCTTACTCCTTACTACTTACCACAGAAATGTGGTATGTCCTATACTAAAtgccaaaaacaaacactccAGGGTTTGCCATTACATTTGCTAACATCACCTCATTAAGGAACTGCTCTATGATCGACAAAGTAGGTCCTACAACAGAGTTCTACCTCCAATACTATGCTTGCTTACACGAATATACCCAGTGAGGTTCCAACTCTTTTTGAGGCTCCAGtcttttgtaatttctttaaacactttaaaaaaccCAAACGTTCTTTCAcacatttgttttgtgaaaCGTTCCCACCCATATTCTCTCGTCAGTGACCATTATTTACTGCACCTTCTCCTCCAAGTCACATGTGAATTTCTATTTCCATGGAGAACTGCCTGGAAGGAGGCTGCCTTCAAGCTGCAGCTTTTCCTAGGGTCTCAGGCAGACTGAAGGAGGGCTTCAGCTATTTACATTTATTGCACATATGGAAAGTTTACTTTGCAAACAGAGGGCCAGGAaagattttgctttatttttttttatgaaaacataaaCTCTGCAGATGCCAAACAGTAAATCCCTGAAATTGGA
The sequence above is a segment of the Aythya fuligula isolate bAytFul2 chromosome Z, bAytFul2.pri, whole genome shotgun sequence genome. Coding sequences within it:
- the TNFAIP8 gene encoding tumor necrosis factor alpha-induced protein 8 isoform X2 — protein: MATDVFNSKSLAIQAQKKILGKMVSKSIATTLIDDTSSDVLDELYRVTKEYTQNKKEAEKIIKNLIKIVLKLAILYRNNQFNQDEIALMEKFKKKVHQLAKTVVSFHQVDYTFDRNFLSKLLNDCRELLHQIIQRHLTAKSHGRVNNVFDHFSDCEFLAALYNPFGPYKLHLQKLCDGVNKMLDEGNI
- the TNFAIP8 gene encoding tumor necrosis factor alpha-induced protein 8 isoform X1, whose translation is MSSEADESREVATDVFNSKSLAIQAQKKILGKMVSKSIATTLIDDTSSDVLDELYRVTKEYTQNKKEAEKIIKNLIKIVLKLAILYRNNQFNQDEIALMEKFKKKVHQLAKTVVSFHQVDYTFDRNFLSKLLNDCRELLHQIIQRHLTAKSHGRVNNVFDHFSDCEFLAALYNPFGPYKLHLQKLCDGVNKMLDEGNI